One segment of Pseudomonas sp. FP2196 DNA contains the following:
- a CDS encoding MarR family winged helix-turn-helix transcriptional regulator: MQTHLIDAFNVLESVNKTVDEWIEQVVASQNLSLTDFRILDSLAQGTALTTEQCSQHLNVMSSKVAFRVDKLEKLGFVHRRREKPDRRIVTLQLSDQGLEIYELALGALIERWQNASSNVGAEVLKITALFAGLHLAPIAKLIKNILRENT, encoded by the coding sequence GTGCAAACACATTTAATTGACGCATTTAATGTGCTTGAGAGCGTTAACAAAACGGTGGACGAATGGATAGAGCAGGTCGTGGCTAGCCAAAACCTGTCACTTACAGACTTTCGAATCCTTGATAGCTTAGCGCAAGGCACTGCTCTGACTACGGAGCAATGTAGTCAGCATTTGAATGTCATGTCATCCAAAGTAGCTTTTAGGGTCGACAAGCTCGAAAAATTAGGCTTTGTGCACCGTCGACGTGAGAAACCAGATCGACGCATAGTTACGCTGCAGTTATCTGATCAGGGGCTCGAGATTTATGAGCTTGCCTTGGGCGCTTTAATCGAGAGGTGGCAAAATGCATCAAGTAATGTCGGCGCGGAGGTACTGAAGATCACTGCGCTTTTCGCGGGCTTGCACCTGGCGCCTATTGCCAAGCTGATTAAAAATATACTTCGAGAAAATACTTGA